In Pseudoliparis swirei isolate HS2019 ecotype Mariana Trench chromosome 11, NWPU_hadal_v1, whole genome shotgun sequence, a genomic segment contains:
- the ckba gene encoding creatine kinase, brain a isoform X1 produces MGDTHNQVKMKFSSEEEYPDLSKHNNYMSKVLTPALYERLRGKQTPSGFTLDDIIQTGVDNPGHPFIMTVGCVAGDEETYEVFKELLDPVIEERHGGYKPTDKHKTDLTASNLKGGDDLDPDYVLSSRVRTGRSIRGFCLPPHCSRGERRAVEELSIEALASLSGELNGKYYALKNMTDAEQQQLIDDHFLFDKPVSPLLLSAGMGRDWPDARGIWHNDNKTFLVWVNEEDHLRVISMQKGGNMKEVFSRFCSGLTKIETLFKERNHAFMWNEHLGYVLTCPSNLGTGLRAGVHVKLPNMSKNANFEEVLKKLRLQKRGTGGVDTAAVGGTFDISNADRLGFSEVELVQTVVDGVKLLVQMEKKLETGESIDDIMP; encoded by the exons ATGGGTGATACGCACAACCAGGTGAAGATGAAGTTCTCCTCCGAGGAAGAGTACCCGGACCTCAGCAAGCACAACAACTACATGTCCAAGGTGCTGACCCCGGCTCTGTACGAGCGACTGCGGGGCAAGCAGACCCCCAGCGGCTTCACcctggatgacatcatccagACCGGGGTGGACAACCCAG GCCATCCCTTCATCATGACCGTGGGCTGCGTggcaggagacgaggagacgtaCGAGGTCTTCAAGGAGCTGCTGGACCCCGTGATCGAGGAACGCCACGGAGGCTACAAGCCCACCGACAAGCACAAGACGGACCTCACCGCCAGCAACCTGAAG GGCGGAGACGACCTCGACCCCGACTACGTCCTGAGCTCCCGAGTCCGGACCGGCCGCAGCATCCGCGGCTTCTGCCTGCCGCCTCACTGCAGCCGAGGAGAGCGGCGCGCGGTGGAGGAGCTCTCCATCGAAG CGCTGGCCTCCCTGAGCGGAGAGTTGAACGGGAAGTACTACGCCCTGAAGAACATGACCGAcgccgagcagcagcagctcatcgacgaccacttcctgtttgacaaGCCGgtgtctcctctgctgctgtccGCCGGGATGGGCCGCGACTGGCCCGACGCCAGGGGCATCTG GCACAACGACAACAAGACCTTCCTGGTGTGGGTGAACGAGGAGGACCACCTGCGTGTCATCTCCATGCAGAAGGGCGGCAACATGAAGGAAGTGTTCAGCCGCTTCTGCAGTGGACTCACCAAG attgaGACCCTGTTCAAGGAGAGGAACCACGCCTTCATGTGGAACGAGCACCTGGGCTACGTCCTCACCTGCCCCTCCAACCTGGGCACCGGACTGCGGGCCGGCGTCCACGTCAAGCTGCCCAACATGAGCAAGAACGCCAATTTCGAGGAGGTCCTGAAGAAGCTGCGGCTGCAGAAGAGAGGAACCG GGGGCGTCGACACGGCCGCTGTCGGCGGAACCTTCGACATCTCCAACGCCGACCGGCTGGGCTTCTCCGAGGTGGAGCTGGTGCAGACGGTGGTGGACGGAGTGAAGCTGTTGGTGCAGATGGAGAAGAAGTTGGAGACGGGCGAGTCCATCGATGACATCATGCCCTAG
- the trmt61a gene encoding tRNA (adenine(58)-N(1))-methyltransferase catalytic subunit TRMT61A isoform X1 has product MSFVEYSDLIQEGDVAVVYLGPESMMPVKVKQGAQTQTRYGVIRHSSDLIGRRYGSKVTCSKGGWVYVLHMTPELWTVNLPHRTQILYTTDIATITMMLELKPGSVVCESGTGSGSLSHAILRSVAPSGHLHTVEFHQQRAEKAEEEFREHGVERLVTVRNQDVCKDGFGVTGVADAVLLDIPSPWEAVGHAKAAMKRQGGRVCSFSPCIEQVQKTCEALMDHGFEELSTLEVLLRVHDVRTIYLPLPDFDAAGEAPSQKPVALKTTTLPREMPGHTGYLTFATKPRT; this is encoded by the exons ATGAGCTTCGTGGAGTACTCGGACCTCATCCAGGAAGGCGACGTGGCCGTGGTCTACCTGGGCCCCGAGTCCATGATGCCGGTGAAGGTGAAGCAGGGCGCCCAGACGCAGACGCGCTACGGGGTCATCCGCCACTCCTCGGACCTGATTGGCCGGCGCTACGGGTCGAAGGTCACATGTAGCAAAGGGGGCTGGGTCTACGTGCTCCACATGACGCCCGAGCTGTGGACCGTCAACCTGCCGCACCGCACGCAGATCCTCTACACCACCgacatcgccaccatcaccatgaTGCTGGAGCTGAAGCCGGGGTCGGTCGTGTGCGAGTCCG GCACCGGCAGCGGCTCGCTGTCCCACGCCATCCTGCGCTCCGTCGCCCCCTCTGGCCACCTGCACACGGTGGAGTTCCACCAGCAGCGGGCGGagaaggcggaggaggagtTCAGGGAGCACGGCGTAGAGCGGCTGGTCACCGTGCGCAACCAGGACGTGTGCAAGGACGGCTTCGGCGTCACCGGCGTGGCCGACGCTGTCTTACTGGACATCCCCAGCCCCTGGGAGGCCGTGGGCCACGCCAAGGCCGCCATGAAGAGACAAG gAGGTCGGGTGTGCTCCTTCTCCCCGTGCATCGAGCAGGTCCAGAAGACGTGCGAGGCGTTGATGGATCATGGTTTTGAAGAGCTCAGCACGCTGGAGGTCCTGCTGCGGGTCCACGACGTGAGGACCATCTACCTGCCGCTGCCCGACTTCGACGCCGCCGGCGAGGCGCCGTCTCAGAAACCCGTCGCCCTGAAGACCACCACCCTGCCCAGAGAGATGCCGGGACACACGGGGTACCTCACCTTCGCCACCAAACCCAGAACATGA
- the trmt61a gene encoding tRNA (adenine(58)-N(1))-methyltransferase catalytic subunit TRMT61A isoform X2 has product MSFVEYSDLIQEGDVAVVYLGPESMMPVKVKQGAQTQTRYGVIRHSSDLIGRRYGSKVTCSKGGWVYVLHMTPELWTVNLPHRTQILYTTDIATITMMLELKPGSVVCESVAEGSVVAVWSGSHPGNQPDCMRQRCRAQAPPHLHPPPLPLVQELFTDSLSRLETLMHRQRLAVPRHPALRRPLWPPAHGGVPPAAGGEGGGGVQGARRRAAGHRAQPGRVQGRLRRHRRGRRCLTGHPQPLGGRGPRQGRHEETRRSGVLLLPVHRAGPEDVRGVDGSWF; this is encoded by the exons ATGAGCTTCGTGGAGTACTCGGACCTCATCCAGGAAGGCGACGTGGCCGTGGTCTACCTGGGCCCCGAGTCCATGATGCCGGTGAAGGTGAAGCAGGGCGCCCAGACGCAGACGCGCTACGGGGTCATCCGCCACTCCTCGGACCTGATTGGCCGGCGCTACGGGTCGAAGGTCACATGTAGCAAAGGGGGCTGGGTCTACGTGCTCCACATGACGCCCGAGCTGTGGACCGTCAACCTGCCGCACCGCACGCAGATCCTCTACACCACCgacatcgccaccatcaccatgaTGCTGGAGCTGAAGCCGGGGTCGGTCGTGTGCGAGTCCG TGGCTGAAGGAAGTGTCGTTGCTGTGTGGTCTGGTTCTCATCCAGGAAACCAGCCCGATTGCATGCGACAGCGCTGCAGAGCACAGGCCCCTCCccaccttcatcctcctcctcttcctctcgtacAGGAGCTCTTCACTGACTCTCTGAGCAGGTTGGAAACACTGAT GCACCGGCAGCGGCTCGCTGTCCCACGCCATCCTGCGCTCCGTCGCCCCCTCTGGCCACCTGCACACGGTGGAGTTCCACCAGCAGCGGGCGGagaaggcggaggaggagtTCAGGGAGCACGGCGTAGAGCGGCTGGTCACCGTGCGCAACCAGGACGTGTGCAAGGACGGCTTCGGCGTCACCGGCGTGGCCGACGCTGTCTTACTGGACATCCCCAGCCCCTGGGAGGCCGTGGGCCACGCCAAGGCCGCCATGAAGAGACAAG gAGGTCGGGTGTGCTCCTTCTCCCCGTGCATCGAGCAGGTCCAGAAGACGTGCGAGGCGTTGATGGATCATGGTTTTGA
- the ckba gene encoding creatine kinase, brain a isoform X2 has translation MSENIENISASMVKLMQKRLPAEEDFPDLSQHRNHMAKFLTLDMYRQLRERTTPNGFTIDGVIQTGVDNPGHPFIMTVGCVAGDEETYEVFKELLDPVIEERHGGYKPTDKHKTDLTASNLKGGDDLDPDYVLSSRVRTGRSIRGFCLPPHCSRGERRAVEELSIEALASLSGELNGKYYALKNMTDAEQQQLIDDHFLFDKPVSPLLLSAGMGRDWPDARGIWHNDNKTFLVWVNEEDHLRVISMQKGGNMKEVFSRFCSGLTKIETLFKERNHAFMWNEHLGYVLTCPSNLGTGLRAGVHVKLPNMSKNANFEEVLKKLRLQKRGTGGVDTAAVGGTFDISNADRLGFSEVELVQTVVDGVKLLVQMEKKLETGESIDDIMP, from the exons ATGTCTGAAAACATTGAGAATAT TTCTGCTTCTATGGTCAAGCTGATGCAGAAGAGGCTGCCGGCCGAGGAAGATTTCCCCGATCTCAGTCAGCACAGAAACCACATGGCCAAGTTCTTGACCCTGGACATGTACAGGCAGCTGAGGGAGCGGACCACGCCCAACGGCTTCACCATAGACGGGGTCATTCAGACAGGGGTAGACAACCCGG GCCATCCCTTCATCATGACCGTGGGCTGCGTggcaggagacgaggagacgtaCGAGGTCTTCAAGGAGCTGCTGGACCCCGTGATCGAGGAACGCCACGGAGGCTACAAGCCCACCGACAAGCACAAGACGGACCTCACCGCCAGCAACCTGAAG GGCGGAGACGACCTCGACCCCGACTACGTCCTGAGCTCCCGAGTCCGGACCGGCCGCAGCATCCGCGGCTTCTGCCTGCCGCCTCACTGCAGCCGAGGAGAGCGGCGCGCGGTGGAGGAGCTCTCCATCGAAG CGCTGGCCTCCCTGAGCGGAGAGTTGAACGGGAAGTACTACGCCCTGAAGAACATGACCGAcgccgagcagcagcagctcatcgacgaccacttcctgtttgacaaGCCGgtgtctcctctgctgctgtccGCCGGGATGGGCCGCGACTGGCCCGACGCCAGGGGCATCTG GCACAACGACAACAAGACCTTCCTGGTGTGGGTGAACGAGGAGGACCACCTGCGTGTCATCTCCATGCAGAAGGGCGGCAACATGAAGGAAGTGTTCAGCCGCTTCTGCAGTGGACTCACCAAG attgaGACCCTGTTCAAGGAGAGGAACCACGCCTTCATGTGGAACGAGCACCTGGGCTACGTCCTCACCTGCCCCTCCAACCTGGGCACCGGACTGCGGGCCGGCGTCCACGTCAAGCTGCCCAACATGAGCAAGAACGCCAATTTCGAGGAGGTCCTGAAGAAGCTGCGGCTGCAGAAGAGAGGAACCG GGGGCGTCGACACGGCCGCTGTCGGCGGAACCTTCGACATCTCCAACGCCGACCGGCTGGGCTTCTCCGAGGTGGAGCTGGTGCAGACGGTGGTGGACGGAGTGAAGCTGTTGGTGCAGATGGAGAAGAAGTTGGAGACGGGCGAGTCCATCGATGACATCATGCCCTAG